One window of Deinococcus budaensis genomic DNA carries:
- the fusA gene encoding elongation factor G codes for MTTKAQSYLTHFRNIGIAAHIDAGKTTTTERILYYTGRTHNIGEVHDGAATMDWMEQERERGITITAAATTAKWKHSGSGEEYTVNIIDTPGHVDFTIEVERSMRVLDGAVAVFDSSQGVEPQSETVWRQADRYGVPRIAFSNKMDKTGASFELVLGDIRERLGAIPAPIQYPMGQESDFKGIIDIVRQRAHTYTNDLGTDIQESDVPAEYADKVAEMRAQLIEAAAEVDEDVMMKFLEGEEPTVEELVAAIRKGTIEKRIFPVLCGSALKNKGVQLLLDAVVDYLPSPLEVPAIKGTLEDSEETREFPADPEGKLAALAFKIMADPYVGRLTFVRIYSGTLQSGSYVYNATKEKRDRVGRLLRMHANSREEVTELKAGELGAVIGLKDAGTGNTLIGDGDERVLLESIDVPEPVIKLAIEPKTKADQEKMGIGLQKLAEEDPTFRVESDQESGQTTISGMGELHLEILVDRLKREYKVDANVGAPQVAYRETITRAVDVEGKFVRQSGGRGQFGHVKIKAEPLEPGAGFVFENAVVGGTVPREFVGPAQKGIEEAMQSGPMLGFPVVDMKVSLYDGSYHEVDSSEMAFKIAGSMALKEAVQKGAPALLEPIMRVEVTVPEDYMGDIIGDLNSRRGQIQGMEARGNAQIVKAFVPLSEMFGYATDMRSMTQGRASYSMFFDHYNQVPNNIAQQLMKK; via the coding sequence ATGACCACCAAAGCACAGAGCTACCTCACCCACTTCCGCAATATCGGGATTGCCGCGCACATTGACGCGGGCAAGACCACCACCACCGAGCGCATCCTGTACTACACCGGCCGCACCCACAACATCGGCGAGGTTCACGACGGCGCCGCCACGATGGACTGGATGGAGCAGGAGCGCGAGCGCGGCATCACCATCACCGCCGCCGCCACCACCGCCAAGTGGAAGCACTCCGGCAGCGGCGAGGAATACACCGTCAACATCATCGACACGCCCGGCCACGTGGACTTCACCATCGAAGTCGAGCGGTCCATGCGCGTGCTCGACGGCGCGGTCGCGGTGTTCGACTCCTCGCAGGGCGTGGAGCCGCAGAGTGAAACCGTGTGGCGCCAGGCCGACCGCTACGGCGTGCCCCGCATCGCCTTTTCCAACAAGATGGACAAGACGGGCGCCTCCTTCGAGCTGGTGCTGGGTGACATCCGCGAGCGCCTCGGCGCCATTCCCGCCCCCATCCAGTACCCGATGGGCCAGGAAAGCGACTTCAAGGGCATCATCGACATCGTGCGTCAGCGCGCCCACACCTACACCAACGACCTGGGCACCGACATCCAGGAAAGCGACGTGCCCGCCGAGTACGCGGACAAGGTCGCGGAGATGCGCGCCCAGCTGATCGAGGCGGCCGCCGAGGTCGACGAGGACGTGATGATGAAGTTCCTCGAAGGCGAGGAGCCGACCGTCGAGGAGCTGGTCGCCGCCATCCGCAAGGGCACCATCGAGAAGCGCATCTTCCCGGTGCTGTGCGGCAGCGCGCTGAAGAACAAGGGCGTGCAGCTGCTGCTTGACGCGGTCGTGGACTACCTGCCCAGCCCGCTGGAAGTGCCCGCCATCAAGGGCACCCTGGAAGACAGCGAGGAGACCCGCGAGTTTCCCGCCGACCCCGAGGGCAAGCTGGCCGCGCTGGCGTTCAAGATCATGGCCGACCCCTACGTGGGCCGCCTGACCTTCGTGCGCATCTACTCGGGCACCCTTCAGTCGGGCAGCTACGTGTACAACGCCACCAAGGAAAAGCGCGACCGCGTGGGCCGTCTGCTGCGCATGCACGCCAACAGCCGTGAGGAAGTCACCGAGCTGAAGGCCGGAGAACTCGGCGCCGTGATCGGCCTCAAGGACGCGGGCACCGGCAACACCCTGATCGGGGACGGCGACGAGCGCGTGCTGCTGGAGAGCATCGACGTGCCCGAGCCGGTCATCAAGCTCGCCATCGAGCCGAAGACCAAGGCCGACCAGGAAAAGATGGGCATCGGCCTTCAGAAGCTCGCCGAGGAAGACCCCACCTTCCGGGTGGAGTCCGACCAGGAAAGCGGCCAGACCACCATCTCGGGCATGGGCGAGCTGCACCTGGAAATTCTGGTGGACCGCCTGAAGCGCGAGTACAAGGTGGACGCCAACGTGGGCGCCCCGCAGGTCGCCTACCGCGAGACGATCACCCGGGCCGTGGACGTGGAAGGCAAGTTCGTCCGTCAGTCGGGCGGACGCGGGCAGTTCGGCCACGTCAAGATCAAGGCCGAGCCGCTGGAACCCGGCGCGGGCTTCGTGTTCGAGAACGCGGTCGTGGGCGGCACCGTGCCGCGCGAGTTCGTCGGCCCGGCCCAGAAGGGCATCGAGGAAGCGATGCAGAGCGGCCCCATGCTGGGCTTCCCGGTCGTGGACATGAAGGTCAGCCTCTACGACGGCTCCTACCACGAGGTGGACTCCAGCGAAATGGCGTTCAAGATCGCCGGTTCGATGGCGCTCAAGGAAGCCGTGCAAAAGGGCGCCCCGGCGCTGCTGGAACCCATCATGCGCGTCGAGGTGACGGTGCCCGAGGACTACATGGGCGACATCATCGGGGACCTGAACAGCCGCCGCGGCCAGATTCAGGGCATGGAGGCGCGCGGCAACGCGCAGATCGTCAAGGCGTTCGTGCCCCTCAGTGAGATGTTCGGCTACGCGACCGACATGCGTTCCATGACGCAGGGCCGCGCGAGCTACTCGATGTTCTTCGACCACTACAACCAGGTGCCGAACAACATCGCCCAGCAGCTGATGAAGAAGTAA
- a CDS encoding DoxX family membrane protein, with the protein MTASSASRIVTEPGISRFLFADTRLAPLWALLRIYVGWQWLNAGWHKVTDPAWVGSQAGTAVTGFLNGALAKTGGERPSVSGWYGSFIENVALPNATLFSYLVAFGETAVGIALILGLLTGVAAFFGGLMNANFLLAGTLSSNPLLFILATWLVLAWRVAGWWGLDRWVLPRLGVFSAPKREGTETSLPPRPPRTIS; encoded by the coding sequence ATGACCGCAAGTTCTGCTTCCCGCATCGTGACCGAACCGGGCATCTCGCGCTTTCTCTTCGCCGACACCCGCCTCGCGCCGCTGTGGGCCTTGCTGCGCATCTACGTGGGCTGGCAGTGGCTGAACGCCGGGTGGCACAAGGTCACCGATCCGGCCTGGGTCGGCTCACAGGCGGGCACCGCCGTCACCGGGTTCCTGAACGGCGCGCTGGCCAAGACGGGCGGCGAGCGGCCCTCGGTGTCCGGCTGGTACGGTTCCTTTATCGAGAACGTCGCCCTGCCCAACGCCACCCTGTTTTCCTACCTGGTCGCCTTCGGGGAAACGGCGGTGGGGATCGCGCTGATCCTGGGCCTGCTCACGGGCGTGGCCGCCTTCTTCGGCGGGCTGATGAACGCCAACTTCCTGCTGGCCGGCACGCTGTCGAGCAACCCGCTGCTCTTTATCCTGGCGACCTGGCTGGTGCTGGCCTGGCGGGTCGCGGGCTGGTGGGGGCTGGACCGCTGGGTGCTGCCGCGCCTGGGCGTCTTCAGCGCGCCCAAACGCGAGGGAACCGAGACCTCCCTGCCGCCCCGGCCGCCGCGCACGATCTCCTGA
- the rpsG gene encoding 30S ribosomal protein S7, with protein MARRRRAEVRPIQPDLVYQDVLVSAMINRIMEDGKKNLASRIFYGACRLVQERTGQEPLKVFKQAFDNVKPRVEVRSRRVGGSTYQVPVEVSVRRQQSLTLRWMLAAVDGRPERTAIERLAGEIMDAAQGRGGAIKKKDDVERMAEANRAYAHYRW; from the coding sequence ATGGCACGTCGCCGCAGAGCAGAAGTTCGCCCCATCCAGCCGGACCTGGTTTACCAGGACGTGCTGGTGAGCGCGATGATCAACCGCATCATGGAAGACGGCAAGAAGAACCTCGCCTCGCGCATCTTCTACGGCGCCTGCCGCTTGGTGCAGGAGCGCACCGGCCAGGAGCCGCTGAAGGTCTTCAAGCAGGCGTTTGACAACGTCAAGCCCAGGGTCGAGGTCCGCAGCCGCCGCGTGGGCGGCAGCACCTACCAGGTGCCCGTCGAGGTCAGCGTGCGCCGTCAGCAGAGCCTGACCCTGCGCTGGATGCTCGCTGCCGTGGACGGCCGCCCCGAGCGCACCGCCATCGAGCGCCTCGCGGGCGAGATCATGGACGCCGCGCAGGGCCGTGGCGGCGCCATCAAGAAGAAAGACGACGTGGAGCGCATGGCGGAAGCCAACCGCGCCTACGCGCACTACCGCTGGTAA
- the wrbA gene encoding NAD(P)H:quinone oxidoreductase: MTNPVRMTILYYSTYGTNHQMAEVAAEAAREAGAEVRLVKARETAPQEVVNGQEAWKAQQERTAHIPEATADDMQHTDAILISTPTRWGGSASQLRVFIDTLGGLWASGALADKTFSVMTSAQNPNGGQETTIQTLYVMAAHWGAIIVPPGYTDPAIFASGGNPYGASVTANGQPLSEEDKASIRHQARRQVEVTRKLKG, translated from the coding sequence ATGACGAACCCTGTCCGGATGACCATCCTTTACTACTCGACCTACGGCACCAACCACCAGATGGCAGAGGTGGCCGCCGAGGCCGCCCGCGAGGCCGGAGCCGAGGTCCGGCTGGTCAAGGCCCGCGAGACGGCCCCGCAGGAGGTCGTGAACGGCCAGGAGGCCTGGAAGGCGCAGCAGGAGCGCACCGCGCACATCCCCGAGGCGACCGCCGACGACATGCAGCACACCGATGCGATCCTGATCAGCACGCCCACCCGCTGGGGCGGCTCGGCGAGCCAGCTGCGGGTCTTTATCGACACCCTGGGCGGCCTGTGGGCCTCGGGCGCCCTGGCGGACAAGACCTTCAGCGTGATGACGAGCGCCCAGAACCCCAACGGCGGGCAGGAGACCACCATCCAGACCCTGTATGTCATGGCCGCGCACTGGGGCGCGATCATCGTGCCGCCCGGCTACACCGACCCCGCGATCTTCGCCTCGGGCGGCAACCCCTACGGCGCCAGCGTGACTGCCAACGGCCAGCCGCTGAGCGAGGAGGACAAGGCCTCCATCCGCCACCAGGCCCGCCGTCAGGTCGAGGTCACGCGCAAGCTCAAGGGCTGA
- the dcd gene encoding dCTP deaminase, translating into MSILPDWRIRQLAQAGMISPFEDRLVRTAGQGHVISYGLSSFGYDLRCADEWKVFTNVYGAVVDPKHFDDRSFVDLQAGEIIIPPNSFVLARSLEYMRIPDNVMVVALGKSTYARCGIVANVTPLEPGWEGHVTLEFSNTTPLPAKMYANEGCVQLLFFEGERPEVTYGDRSGKYQGQQGVTLPRL; encoded by the coding sequence ATGAGCATCCTTCCGGACTGGCGCATTCGCCAACTCGCCCAAGCGGGCATGATCAGCCCCTTCGAAGACCGCCTGGTCCGCACCGCCGGGCAGGGCCACGTCATCAGCTACGGCCTGAGCAGCTTCGGCTACGATCTGCGCTGCGCCGACGAGTGGAAGGTCTTTACCAACGTCTACGGCGCCGTGGTGGACCCCAAGCACTTTGACGACCGCTCCTTTGTGGACCTTCAGGCAGGCGAGATCATCATTCCGCCCAATTCCTTCGTGCTGGCGCGCAGCCTGGAATACATGCGGATTCCCGACAACGTGATGGTCGTGGCGCTGGGAAAATCGACCTACGCGCGCTGCGGCATCGTCGCCAACGTGACCCCGCTGGAACCCGGCTGGGAGGGGCACGTCACCCTGGAATTCAGCAACACGACGCCCCTCCCCGCCAAGATGTACGCCAACGAGGGCTGCGTGCAGCTGCTGTTTTTCGAGGGCGAACGCCCGGAAGTGACCTACGGCGACCGGAGCGGCAAGTACCAGGGCCAGCAGGGCGTGACGCTGCCGCGCCTCTAA
- a CDS encoding acetyl-CoA C-acetyltransferase, with translation MTNADTLVITAARRTPIGSFLGSLAEVSAVDLGVTAAKAVLSGVNGDDVADVIVGNVLQAGQGMNVARQVAVGAGLPQHVPGLTVNRVCGSGLQAVISAVQGLRSGDGQLYLVGGTESMSGAPYLLPRARQGYRLGHAQALDSILKDGLTDVFHDYHMGMTAENIAQAWQLSREEQDAFALDSQERAARAVQAGHFDAETVPVEVPGRKGVTLFEKDEYPRATTLEALAKLKPAFKKDGTVTAGNASGINDGAAMLVVTSEGYARTNGLPVLAEIVSHAAVGVDPAIMGIGPARAVPIALEKAGMTLADVDLLELNEAFAAQSLAVLRDLGVDPAKANPTGGAIALGHPIGASGARVLTTLIHSLRREGKETGVASLCIGGGMGIAMVVRARG, from the coding sequence ATGACAAACGCGGACACTCTGGTCATCACGGCGGCGCGGCGCACGCCCATCGGCAGCTTCCTGGGGAGCCTCGCGGAGGTGTCGGCGGTGGACCTCGGGGTCACGGCAGCCAAAGCCGTGCTCAGCGGCGTCAACGGCGACGACGTGGCCGACGTGATCGTGGGCAACGTGTTGCAGGCGGGGCAGGGGATGAATGTGGCGCGGCAGGTCGCGGTTGGGGCCGGACTGCCCCAGCACGTGCCGGGCCTCACGGTGAACCGGGTCTGCGGCTCGGGCCTCCAGGCGGTCATCAGCGCGGTGCAGGGCCTGAGATCGGGCGACGGCCAGCTGTACCTCGTGGGCGGCACCGAGAGCATGAGCGGCGCGCCCTACCTGCTGCCACGCGCCCGCCAGGGCTACCGCCTGGGCCACGCGCAGGCGCTCGACTCGATCCTCAAAGACGGTCTGACTGACGTGTTTCACGACTACCACATGGGCATGACCGCCGAGAACATCGCCCAGGCGTGGCAGCTCAGCCGCGAGGAGCAGGACGCCTTTGCCCTGGACAGTCAGGAGCGGGCCGCCCGCGCCGTACAGGCGGGCCATTTCGACGCCGAGACGGTGCCGGTGGAGGTGCCGGGCCGCAAGGGGGTGACCCTGTTCGAGAAGGACGAGTACCCCCGCGCCACCACCCTGGAGGCCCTGGCGAAACTCAAGCCCGCCTTCAAAAAGGACGGCACCGTGACGGCCGGAAACGCCAGCGGCATCAACGACGGCGCGGCGATGCTGGTCGTGACCAGCGAGGGCTACGCGCGGACCAACGGCCTGCCGGTCCTGGCCGAGATTGTCAGCCACGCGGCGGTCGGGGTCGATCCCGCGATCATGGGCATCGGCCCGGCGCGGGCGGTGCCGATCGCGCTGGAAAAGGCGGGGATGACCCTGGCGGACGTGGACCTGCTCGAACTCAACGAGGCCTTTGCGGCCCAGAGCCTCGCGGTGCTGCGCGACCTGGGCGTGGACCCCGCGAAAGCCAACCCCACGGGCGGCGCCATCGCGCTGGGGCACCCCATCGGGGCCTCGGGGGCGCGGGTGCTGACCACCCTGATTCACTCCCTGCGCCGCGAGGGCAAGGAGACCGGCGTGGCGAGCCTGTGCATCGGCGGCGGCATGGGCATCGCGATGGTAGTGCGGGCGCGCGGCTAG
- a CDS encoding GTP-binding protein, with translation MAKGTFERTKPHVNVGTIGHVDHGKTTLTAAITFTAAAMDPTIETLAY, from the coding sequence ATGGCAAAAGGAACGTTTGAGCGGACCAAGCCCCACGTGAACGTGGGCACGATCGGGCACGTCGACCACGGCAAGACTACGCTGACCGCGGCGATCACCTTCACGGCGGCCGCGATGGACCCCACCATCGAGACCCTGGCCTACGA
- the rpsL gene encoding 30S ribosomal protein S12 yields the protein MPTTQQLLRKGRATLQKKSKVPALKGSPFRRGVCTVVKTTTPKKPNSALRKIARVRLSSQFEVTAYIPGEGHNLQEHSVVLIRGGRVKDLPGVRYHIVRGTLDTQGVKDRNKSRSKYGTKKPKAGAAAAGAKKK from the coding sequence CTGCCTACCACCCAACAGCTGCTCCGTAAGGGGCGCGCCACCCTCCAGAAGAAGAGCAAGGTTCCGGCCCTCAAGGGCAGCCCCTTCCGCCGCGGCGTCTGCACGGTCGTGAAGACCACCACGCCGAAAAAGCCCAACTCGGCGCTGCGCAAGATCGCCCGCGTGCGTCTTTCCAGCCAGTTCGAGGTCACGGCCTACATCCCCGGCGAGGGCCACAACTTGCAGGAGCACTCGGTCGTGCTGATCCGTGGCGGCCGCGTCAAGGACCTGCCCGGCGTGCGCTACCACATCGTGCGCGGCACCCTCGACACCCAGGGCGTCAAGGACCGCAACAAGAGCCGCTCCAAGTACGGCACCAAGAAGCCCAAGGCGGGCGCTGCCGCCGCGGGCGCCAAGAAGAAGTAA
- the glpX gene encoding class II fructose-bisphosphatase: MTGKGKRAGAQTPDAAAQTRVNNFEHALVLETARVTEGAALAASRWVGMGDKNAVDGAGTEAMRELLGSLDIRGRVVIGEGEMDEAPMLYIGEELGQGQYEVDIAVDPVEGTSVTAKGLPNGLAVIALSERGGLMHAPDCYMDKLVVPPPAAGRVHLDWPVEANLATLAQSLERDVEDLLITILDRERHADLIRRVRAAGARVKLIGDGDVVASLAVGVRGTGVHALMGSGGAPEGVLSAAAMKCLGAEIQGRFIAEDDAMRERFAQMGVDERRVYKTDELASGSQIVFSATGITYGELLSGVRRFGGGARTHTLVMGYASRVVRFIDTVHLEDDTARVTIRV, from the coding sequence ATGACGGGCAAAGGCAAGAGGGCGGGCGCGCAGACACCGGACGCGGCGGCGCAGACCCGCGTGAACAACTTCGAGCACGCGCTGGTGCTGGAAACCGCGCGGGTCACGGAAGGCGCCGCGCTGGCCGCCAGCCGCTGGGTCGGCATGGGCGACAAGAACGCGGTGGACGGCGCGGGCACCGAGGCGATGCGCGAACTGCTGGGCAGCCTGGACATCCGCGGCCGGGTGGTGATCGGGGAAGGCGAGATGGACGAAGCGCCCATGCTCTACATCGGGGAGGAGCTGGGGCAGGGGCAATATGAGGTGGACATCGCGGTGGACCCGGTCGAGGGAACCAGCGTGACCGCCAAGGGGCTGCCCAACGGCCTGGCCGTGATCGCCCTCTCGGAGCGCGGCGGCCTGATGCACGCGCCCGACTGCTACATGGACAAGCTGGTCGTGCCGCCTCCCGCTGCCGGACGGGTGCACCTCGACTGGCCGGTGGAGGCCAACCTCGCCACCCTGGCGCAGAGCCTGGAGCGCGACGTGGAGGACCTCCTGATCACCATCCTCGACCGCGAGCGGCACGCGGACCTGATCCGGCGAGTGCGGGCGGCGGGAGCGCGGGTCAAGCTGATCGGCGACGGCGACGTGGTCGCCAGCCTGGCGGTTGGCGTGCGCGGCACCGGCGTCCACGCGTTGATGGGGTCGGGCGGGGCGCCCGAAGGGGTGCTCTCGGCGGCGGCGATGAAGTGCCTGGGCGCCGAGATCCAGGGCCGTTTCATCGCGGAGGACGACGCGATGCGCGAACGCTTCGCCCAGATGGGCGTGGACGAGCGCCGGGTCTACAAAACCGACGAACTCGCCTCGGGCAGCCAGATCGTCTTTTCGGCCACCGGCATCACCTACGGCGAGCTGCTCAGCGGCGTGCGGCGCTTCGGCGGCGGCGCCCGCACCCACACCCTGGTGATGGGCTACGCCAGCCGGGTCGTGCGCTTTATCGACACCGTGCATCTGGAGGACGACACGGCGCGGGTGACGATCCGGGTCTGA
- the pgm gene encoding phosphoglucomutase (alpha-D-glucose-1,6-bisphosphate-dependent) — translation MSVHELAGKPPPQSLLTNIPRLVAHYYEIRPDPAQPAQRVTFGTSGHRGTSLNGTFNEAHILAVSQAVAEHRAAAGITGPLYLGLDTHALSEPAWITALGVLVANGVRVRAQPGWFTPTPLVSHAILSHNRAGQGGAADGIVITPSHNPPQDGGFKYNPPSGGPADTEITRAVQERANALLEGGLRGVKRVGLDDALAALEPFDFVTPYVSALGEVVDLVAIRESGVRLGVDPLGGSSLPVWEAIRDTHGLNLTLVNERVDPSFAFMSVDRDGKIRMDCSSPYAMAGLLRLRGDFDVAVGNDPDADRHGIVTADGLMNPNHYLAVMIDYLFQHRPGWSAQAGVGKTAVSSALIDRVAAGLGRRLVEVPVGFKYFVDGLLTGSLGFGGEESAGASFLRMDGGPWSTDKDGIIPGLLAAEITARTGQTPSQRFAALTTQYGETAYDRQDAPANAAQKKVLANLSPGQVAATTLAGDPITARLTHAPGNGEALGGLKVTTDQAWFAARPSGTEDVYKIYAESFRGEDHLRQVMDEAREVVAAAFQAGGAG, via the coding sequence ATGAGTGTCCACGAACTTGCCGGGAAGCCGCCGCCGCAGAGCCTGCTGACGAACATTCCCCGTCTGGTCGCCCACTACTACGAGATCCGCCCCGACCCGGCGCAGCCAGCGCAGCGGGTGACTTTTGGCACCAGTGGACACCGGGGCACCTCCCTAAACGGCACCTTCAACGAGGCCCATATCCTGGCCGTCTCGCAGGCGGTGGCCGAACACCGCGCGGCGGCGGGCATCACGGGGCCGCTGTACCTGGGGCTGGACACCCACGCCCTGAGCGAACCCGCCTGGATCACCGCGCTGGGGGTGCTGGTCGCCAACGGGGTGCGGGTGCGGGCGCAGCCGGGCTGGTTTACCCCCACGCCCCTCGTCAGCCACGCGATCCTGAGCCACAACCGCGCCGGGCAGGGCGGCGCGGCCGACGGCATCGTGATCACGCCCAGCCACAATCCCCCGCAAGACGGCGGCTTCAAGTACAACCCGCCCTCGGGCGGTCCCGCCGATACCGAGATCACGCGGGCCGTGCAGGAGCGGGCCAACGCGCTGCTGGAAGGCGGCCTGCGCGGCGTGAAGCGGGTGGGGCTGGACGACGCGCTGGCCGCGCTGGAACCGTTCGACTTCGTGACCCCCTACGTGTCCGCACTGGGCGAGGTCGTCGATCTGGTTGCCATCCGCGAGAGTGGCGTTCGCCTCGGCGTCGATCCGCTGGGCGGCTCCAGCCTGCCGGTCTGGGAGGCGATCCGCGACACGCACGGCCTGAACCTCACCCTGGTGAATGAGCGGGTGGACCCCAGCTTCGCCTTCATGAGCGTGGACCGCGACGGCAAGATCCGCATGGACTGCTCCAGCCCCTACGCGATGGCCGGGCTGCTGCGGTTGAGGGGCGACTTCGACGTGGCGGTCGGCAACGACCCCGACGCCGACCGCCACGGTATCGTGACCGCCGACGGGTTGATGAACCCCAACCATTACCTCGCGGTGATGATCGACTACCTCTTTCAGCACCGCCCCGGCTGGAGCGCCCAGGCGGGCGTGGGCAAGACGGCCGTGTCGAGCGCGCTGATCGACCGGGTGGCGGCGGGCCTGGGGCGGCGGCTGGTCGAGGTGCCGGTGGGCTTCAAGTACTTCGTGGACGGCCTGCTGACCGGGTCGCTGGGCTTCGGCGGCGAGGAATCGGCGGGCGCGAGCTTTCTGCGGATGGACGGCGGCCCCTGGAGCACCGACAAGGACGGGATCATTCCGGGCCTGCTCGCCGCCGAGATCACCGCCAGAACCGGGCAGACCCCCTCCCAGCGCTTCGCGGCGCTGACCACCCAGTACGGCGAGACCGCCTACGACCGCCAAGACGCGCCCGCCAATGCCGCCCAGAAGAAGGTGCTGGCGAACCTCTCGCCGGGGCAGGTCGCCGCCACCACCCTGGCGGGCGACCCCATCACCGCCCGGCTGACCCACGCCCCCGGCAACGGCGAGGCGCTCGGCGGCCTGAAGGTCACCACGGATCAGGCCTGGTTCGCCGCCCGGCCCAGCGGCACCGAGGACGTGTACAAGATCTACGCCGAGAGCTTCCGGGGCGAGGACCACCTGCGGCAGGTGATGGATGAGGCCCGCGAGGTCGTGGCGGCGGCCTTTCAGGCGGGAGGGGCCGGATGA
- a CDS encoding DoxX family protein: MSSVMSTPEVPRPTPGVLLLAALFVGAGILHFVKPQPFDRIVPPGLPMAPRAATLLSGAAELLGGLGLLHPATRPVARWGLLALLAAVFPANLFMAQQAERFAPLPAWALWARLPLQPLLMWAVWRAGRQRTSRRRASRRTPH, encoded by the coding sequence ATGTCAAGCGTGATGTCCACCCCTGAAGTCCCGCGCCCCACTCCCGGCGTGCTGCTGCTCGCCGCCCTGTTCGTGGGCGCGGGCATCCTGCATTTCGTGAAGCCGCAGCCCTTCGACCGGATCGTCCCGCCGGGGCTGCCGATGGCCCCACGCGCGGCCACATTGCTCAGCGGCGCAGCCGAGCTGCTGGGCGGGCTGGGCCTGCTGCACCCCGCCACCCGGCCCGTCGCCCGCTGGGGCCTGCTGGCGCTGCTGGCCGCCGTGTTTCCCGCCAACCTCTTTATGGCGCAGCAGGCCGAGCGCTTCGCACCGCTGCCGGCCTGGGCGCTGTGGGCACGGCTGCCGCTTCAGCCGCTGCTGATGTGGGCGGTCTGGCGGGCCGGACGCCAGAGGACCAGCCGCCGAAGGGCCAGCCGCCGGACCCCCCACTGA
- a CDS encoding metallophosphoesterase family protein — MRVAVISDVHGNACALEAVLREVARAAPDLTVNLGDQVEGSADPARAAALQRDLAGAGALEVRGNNEEKFWPGGRRSPLARAYGAWLETQLDAETRARLAALPLTARTPDGAIFACHGTPDSAWDSLLWVWHSEGAGGFYRARDPGGLRALVEPLGAEVVLCGHTHRPGATRVGDTLVVNAGAVSDQVDGDPRARWTLLEGRSGHWAVEFCAVPYDVEAAVRWSQSRSPFGEGEAALLRSGTFGVRGDGG, encoded by the coding sequence ATGAGGGTCGCGGTGATCAGCGACGTGCATGGCAACGCCTGTGCGCTGGAAGCCGTGCTGCGCGAGGTCGCCAGGGCGGCCCCCGACCTGACCGTCAACCTGGGCGATCAGGTGGAAGGCTCGGCGGACCCCGCCCGCGCGGCGGCCCTGCAACGCGACCTGGCCGGAGCCGGGGCGCTGGAGGTGCGCGGCAACAACGAGGAGAAGTTCTGGCCGGGGGGACGGCGCTCGCCCCTCGCCCGCGCGTACGGGGCGTGGCTGGAGACGCAACTGGACGCGGAGACGCGGGCGCGGCTGGCCGCCCTGCCCCTGACCGCCCGCACGCCGGACGGGGCCATCTTCGCCTGCCACGGCACGCCGGACAGCGCCTGGGACAGCTTGCTGTGGGTCTGGCACTCCGAAGGCGCCGGCGGCTTCTACCGCGCCCGTGACCCCGGCGGGTTGCGTGCCCTGGTCGAGCCATTGGGGGCGGAAGTCGTCTTGTGCGGCCACACCCACCGTCCCGGCGCCACGCGGGTGGGGGACACGTTGGTGGTCAACGCGGGGGCGGTCAGCGATCAGGTGGACGGCGACCCGCGCGCCCGCTGGACCCTGCTCGAAGGCCGGTCCGGACACTGGGCGGTGGAATTTTGCGCCGTGCCCTACGACGTGGAAGCCGCTGTGCGGTGGTCGCAGTCGCGCAGCCCCTTCGGAGAGGGCGAGGCCGCCCTGCTGCGCTCGGGAACCTTCGGCGTGCGGGGGGACGGAGGGTAG
- a CDS encoding acyl-CoA thioesterase: protein MTRPVPHARAAYPYHHPTPTRWADNDVYGHVNNVTYYSYFDTAVNAYLAARGALDVQGGAVIGLVVETGCAFFAPAAFPDLLSVGVRVAQLGRSSVRYELAIFREGEAAACAQGHFVHVYVDRATRRPVALPPALRAALAPLAVGEAG, encoded by the coding sequence ATGACCCGCCCCGTGCCGCACGCCCGCGCCGCCTACCCCTACCACCACCCCACCCCGACCCGCTGGGCCGACAACGACGTGTACGGCCACGTCAACAACGTCACCTACTACAGCTACTTCGACACGGCCGTGAACGCCTACCTGGCCGCGCGCGGGGCGCTCGACGTGCAGGGGGGGGCCGTGATCGGCCTCGTCGTGGAGACCGGCTGCGCCTTTTTCGCGCCCGCCGCCTTTCCCGACCTGCTGAGCGTCGGGGTGCGGGTGGCGCAGCTGGGGCGCAGCAGCGTGCGCTACGAACTGGCCATCTTCCGGGAAGGGGAGGCGGCGGCCTGCGCGCAGGGCCATTTCGTCCATGTGTACGTGGACCGGGCCACGCGCCGCCCGGTCGCGCTGCCCCCGGCGCTGCGGGCCGCCCTGGCGCCGCTGGCCGTGGGCGAGGCAGGCTGA